A DNA window from Mycolicibacter hiberniae contains the following coding sequences:
- a CDS encoding FHA domain-containing protein FhaB/FipA gives MQGLVLQLTRAGFLTLLWLFIWSVLRVLRTDIYAPTGAVMVRRGLSIRGVLLPPRQQRTTARHLVVTEGPLTGARITLSDQPVLIGRADDSTLVLTDDYASTRHARLSQRGAEWYVEDLGSTNGTYLDRVKVTTAVRVPVGTPIRIGKTAIELRR, from the coding sequence ATGCAGGGACTGGTGCTGCAGCTGACGCGAGCCGGTTTTTTGACCTTGTTGTGGCTGTTCATCTGGTCCGTGCTGCGGGTGTTGCGGACTGACATCTACGCTCCGACCGGCGCGGTGATGGTGCGCCGGGGGCTCTCGATCCGAGGGGTGCTGCTGCCCCCGCGCCAGCAACGCACCACCGCGCGACATCTGGTGGTGACGGAGGGACCGTTGACCGGGGCGCGCATCACACTGAGCGATCAGCCGGTTCTGATCGGCCGCGCAGACGATTCGACGCTGGTGCTCACCGACGACTACGCCTCCACACGGCACGCCCGGCTCTCTCAGCGGGGCGCGGAATGGTATGTCGAAGACTTGGGATCAACCAACGGCACATACCTTGACAGGGTGAAGGTGACCACTGCGGTACGGGTTCCGGTAGGCACGCCGATACGTATCGGCAAGACCGCGATCGAGCTCCGCCGGTGA
- a CDS encoding FtsW/RodA/SpoVE family cell cycle protein yields the protein MSTEPQPPVTLTPALPDRRNAELLLLFFAATIVAVAMLIVEAGHEQGLRWDLVGYGLAFLVLFVFAHLVIRRSARYADPLLLPVVALLNGLGLVMIHRIDLGVGVDGAEARPGASAQMLWTLVGVAVFAVVLVALKDHRQLAGSGYICGLTGLVLLVIPALLPASLSERQGAKIWIRLPGFSIQPAEFSKILLLIFFAAVLVSKRRLFTSAGKHVLGMNLPRPRDLAPLLAAWVISVGVMAFEKDLGTSLLLYASFLVVVYLATRRFSWMVIGMLLFAAGSVAAYFLFSHVRVRVQTWLDPFADPEGTGYQMVQSLFSFATGGIFGTGLGNGQPGYVPAASTDFIIAAFGEELGLVGLAGVLILYTIVIVRGMRTAIAVRDSFGKLLAAGLAATLGIQLFIVVGGVTKLIPLTGLTTPWLSYGGSSLLANYVLLAILLRVSHAARRPLSPHPPPQRPAPIGDTGTAVIERV from the coding sequence GTGAGCACTGAACCGCAGCCGCCGGTGACGCTGACCCCGGCGCTGCCGGATCGACGCAACGCCGAGCTGCTGCTGCTGTTCTTCGCGGCCACCATCGTGGCGGTGGCGATGCTGATCGTCGAGGCCGGCCACGAGCAGGGCCTGCGCTGGGACCTGGTCGGCTACGGGCTGGCGTTTCTGGTGCTGTTCGTCTTCGCGCACTTGGTGATCCGGCGTTCGGCGCGTTACGCCGACCCGTTGCTGCTTCCGGTGGTCGCCCTGCTCAACGGCCTGGGCCTGGTGATGATCCACCGCATCGATCTCGGGGTCGGGGTCGACGGCGCCGAGGCCCGGCCCGGTGCCAGCGCTCAGATGCTGTGGACCTTGGTGGGCGTCGCCGTCTTCGCCGTGGTGTTGGTGGCCCTCAAGGACCACCGTCAGCTCGCGGGCAGCGGCTACATCTGCGGCCTGACGGGCCTGGTGCTGCTGGTGATCCCGGCGCTGCTGCCGGCTTCGCTGTCCGAGCGCCAGGGCGCCAAGATCTGGATTCGGTTGCCCGGCTTCTCCATTCAGCCCGCCGAGTTCTCCAAGATCTTGTTGCTGATCTTTTTTGCCGCGGTCCTGGTGTCCAAGCGGCGGCTGTTCACCAGTGCCGGCAAGCACGTGCTGGGCATGAACCTGCCCCGGCCGCGCGACCTGGCACCGCTGCTGGCCGCCTGGGTGATCTCCGTGGGCGTCATGGCCTTCGAGAAGGACCTGGGCACCTCCCTGCTGCTGTATGCGTCGTTCCTGGTGGTGGTGTACCTGGCCACCCGCAGGTTCAGCTGGATGGTGATCGGGATGCTGCTGTTCGCCGCGGGCAGCGTCGCCGCCTACTTCCTGTTCAGCCATGTCCGGGTGCGGGTGCAGACCTGGCTGGACCCGTTCGCCGACCCCGAAGGCACCGGCTACCAGATGGTGCAGTCGCTGTTCAGCTTCGCCACCGGCGGGATTTTCGGCACCGGGCTGGGCAACGGGCAGCCCGGTTATGTGCCCGCGGCCTCCACCGACTTCATCATCGCCGCGTTCGGCGAGGAGCTGGGTCTGGTCGGGCTGGCCGGGGTGCTGATTCTCTACACCATCGTGATCGTGCGCGGCATGCGGACAGCGATCGCCGTCCGGGACAGCTTCGGCAAACTGCTGGCCGCCGGCCTGGCCGCCACCTTGGGCATTCAGCTGTTCATCGTGGTCGGGGGAGTGACGAAGCTGATCCCGCTGACCGGGCTGACCACCCCGTGGCTGTCCTATGGCGGTTCGTCGCTGCTGGCCAACTATGTGCTGCTGGCGATCCTGCTGCGCGTCTCGCACGCCGCCCGCCGGCCGCTGAGTCCGCATCCCCCGCCCCAACGCCCGGCCCCGATCGGCGATACCGGTACGGCGGTGATCGAGCGCGTATGA
- a CDS encoding protein kinase domain-containing protein: MSPQVGAALAGRYRLQRLIATGGMGQVWEAVDNRLGRRVAVKVLKPEFSSDPEFIERFRAEARNTAMLNHPGIASVHDYGETELDGEGRTAFLVMELVNGEPLNSVLKRTGRLSLRHALDMLEQTGRALQVAHSTGLVHRDVKPGNIMITPTGQVKITDFGIAKAVDAAPVTQTGMVMGTAQYIAPEQALGQDATAASDVYSLGVVGYEVLSGRRPFTGDGALTVAMKHIKEPPPPLPADLPPNVRELIEITLAKNPGMRYRSGGPFADAVAAVRSGRRPTRPSQSLPAGRAAPSAIPSGAATRAVAPVSARATAARRARPNAGSHRTPPPRRTFTAGQRALLWAAGVLGTLAIIIAVLIVVNAKSPGGSLAPATVTDTGAPLSSSSSPEGSSSAPPAQSSGWIWHRTTP; this comes from the coding sequence ATGAGTCCGCAGGTGGGCGCCGCACTGGCCGGGCGCTATCGGTTGCAGCGGCTCATCGCCACCGGCGGCATGGGCCAGGTGTGGGAGGCCGTCGACAACCGGCTGGGCCGGCGCGTCGCGGTCAAGGTGCTCAAGCCGGAGTTCTCCTCCGACCCGGAGTTCATCGAGCGGTTCCGCGCCGAAGCCCGCAACACCGCCATGCTCAACCATCCGGGCATCGCCAGCGTGCACGACTACGGCGAGACCGAGCTCGACGGCGAGGGCCGCACGGCGTTCCTGGTCATGGAACTGGTCAACGGCGAGCCGCTGAACTCGGTGCTCAAGCGCACCGGGCGCCTGTCGTTGCGGCACGCCCTGGACATGCTCGAGCAGACCGGGCGGGCATTGCAGGTGGCGCACAGCACGGGGCTGGTGCACCGTGACGTCAAGCCCGGCAACATCATGATCACGCCCACCGGCCAGGTGAAGATCACCGACTTCGGCATCGCCAAGGCCGTGGACGCCGCACCGGTCACCCAGACCGGCATGGTGATGGGCACCGCGCAGTACATCGCGCCCGAGCAGGCGCTGGGGCAAGACGCCACCGCCGCCAGCGACGTGTACTCGCTGGGCGTGGTGGGTTACGAGGTGCTCTCGGGCCGTCGGCCGTTCACCGGCGACGGTGCGCTGACCGTGGCGATGAAGCACATCAAGGAGCCGCCGCCGCCGCTACCGGCCGACCTGCCGCCCAATGTGCGCGAACTGATCGAGATCACCCTGGCCAAGAATCCGGGCATGCGCTACCGCAGCGGCGGCCCGTTCGCCGACGCGGTGGCCGCGGTGCGCTCCGGCCGGCGCCCCACCCGGCCCAGCCAGTCGCTGCCCGCCGGACGCGCCGCACCCTCGGCGATCCCGTCGGGTGCGGCCACCCGCGCTGTCGCGCCGGTGTCGGCCCGGGCCACCGCGGCACGCCGTGCCCGGCCCAATGCCGGCAGCCATCGCACACCCCCGCCGCGGCGCACCTTCACCGCCGGTCAGCGCGCCCTGCTGTGGGCCGCCGGGGTGCTGGGCACGCTGGCGATCATCATCGCGGTGCTGATAGTGGTCAACGCCAAGAGCCCGGGCGGCTCGCTGGCCCCGGCCACCGTCACCGACACCGGGGCGCCGTTGAGTAGTTCATCGAGTCCGGAAGGATCCTCGTCGGCACCGCCCGCGCAGTCGTCCGGCTGGATCTGGCACAGGACCACACCATGA
- the pbpA gene encoding D,D-transpeptidase PbpA, which yields MNTSLRRVTMTLMALIVLLLANATLTQVFAADGLRADPRNQRVLLDEYSRQRGQITAAGQLLAYSVATDDRMKYQRVYPEPEVYAPVTGFYSLRYSSSGLERAEDTVLNGSDPRLFGLRLADFFTGRSPRGGTVQTTIRPRVQQAGWDAMRRGCAGGCRGAVVALEPATGKVLAMVSAPSYDPNLLSSHDAAQQGQAWQELRDDPESPLTNRAISETYPPGSTFKVITTAAALQAGVSDNEQLTNAARIALPNSTAALENFGGNTCDGSEATVPLRTAFARSCNTAFVQLGIRTGVDALRNAAEGFGFDVASEPIPLQVAESTVGRIGDAAALGMTSIGQKDVAVTPLTNAMVAASIANGGLTMQPYLVDGLEGPDLAGIASTLPHEQRRAVSSQVAAKLTELMIDAESVTQQEGAIPGVQIASKTGTAEHGPDPRNTPPHAWYIAFAPASAPKVAVAVVVEDGGDRLSATGGSVAAPIGRAVIQAALQGRS from the coding sequence ATGAATACCTCACTGCGCCGCGTCACGATGACCCTGATGGCGCTGATCGTGCTGCTGCTGGCCAACGCCACCTTGACCCAGGTGTTCGCCGCCGACGGGTTGCGCGCCGACCCCCGCAATCAGCGGGTGCTGCTCGACGAGTACTCCCGGCAGCGGGGGCAGATCACCGCGGCCGGCCAGCTGCTGGCCTACTCGGTGGCCACCGACGACCGGATGAAATACCAGCGCGTCTACCCCGAGCCTGAGGTGTATGCCCCGGTCACCGGGTTCTATTCGCTGCGCTACTCCAGCAGCGGCCTCGAGCGCGCCGAGGACACCGTGCTCAACGGATCCGATCCGCGGCTGTTCGGGCTGAGGTTGGCCGATTTCTTCACCGGTCGCAGCCCGCGCGGCGGCACCGTGCAGACCACCATCCGCCCCCGGGTGCAGCAAGCCGGCTGGGACGCGATGCGACGGGGCTGCGCCGGTGGATGTCGCGGTGCGGTGGTCGCCCTGGAACCGGCCACCGGCAAGGTGCTGGCCATGGTCTCGGCGCCGTCGTATGACCCCAATCTGCTGTCGTCGCACGATGCGGCGCAGCAAGGTCAGGCGTGGCAGGAGCTTCGCGACGACCCCGAGTCCCCGCTGACCAACCGCGCCATCAGCGAGACCTACCCGCCCGGCTCGACGTTCAAGGTCATCACCACGGCGGCCGCGCTGCAGGCCGGTGTCAGCGACAACGAGCAGCTGACCAACGCGGCGCGCATTGCCCTGCCCAACAGCACCGCGGCCCTGGAGAACTTCGGCGGCAACACCTGCGACGGCTCCGAGGCCACCGTGCCGCTGCGGACGGCTTTTGCCCGGTCGTGCAATACAGCCTTCGTTCAGCTGGGTATTCGTACCGGCGTGGACGCCTTGCGCAACGCCGCCGAGGGTTTCGGATTCGACGTCGCGTCCGAACCCATACCGCTGCAGGTCGCCGAGTCCACCGTCGGCCGGATCGGCGACGCCGCCGCGCTGGGCATGACCAGCATCGGCCAGAAGGACGTCGCCGTCACTCCGCTGACGAATGCGATGGTCGCGGCGTCCATCGCCAACGGTGGTCTGACCATGCAGCCGTATCTGGTCGACGGGCTGGAGGGTCCGGACTTGGCGGGCATCGCCAGCACCTTGCCGCACGAGCAGCGCCGTGCAGTGTCCTCGCAGGTCGCGGCTAAGCTAACTGAACTCATGATCGACGCCGAAAGTGTGACCCAGCAGGAGGGGGCCATCCCGGGCGTACAGATTGCGTCGAAGACCGGCACCGCCGAACACGGTCCCGATCCGCGGAACACTCCGCCGCACGCGTGGTACATCGCCTTCGCCCCGGCCAGCGCCCCGAAGGTGGCCGTCGCCGTCGTGGTGGAAGACGGTGGCGACCGGCTGTCCGCCACCGGCGGCTCGGTGGCCGCACCCATCGGACGGGCCGTCATCCAAGCTGCCCTCCAGGGGCGATCATGA
- a CDS encoding FhaA domain-containing protein: protein MDSQRGLVHRIERKLESAVEDAMARVFGGEVLPEEVEAALRREAAAGVRSLTGNQLLAPNEYVITLGVDDYYKVGADQDLTSRAFARHLAAYIGEQGWQTYGDVVVRFQQSPSLRTGQVRARGGVNPDARPHETLNESRPPESVHAFTAESGVPLMTDNPYRGAHGQDRPGEDYYDPRYGRPADEARGGQDPRGHHTPEGGHYQEQRGGYPEQGGQSAYAPPRRPEQGGYPEQGGYPEQGGYPEQGGYPEQGGYPGHGGGYAPPAQSYEQRPPSGYGAPAGYEQGYPQHQQPAYPGGGQPGYGEYDRPPARHEEYGYPEAQYEQRPGYPDQGGGYDQGGYDQGAPSYGRQDYGQPGYGYGEAPPAPAGYDYGQPPAGGYGEAQGTQAGYDYGQQAPGGDYGQRAYSAPASVTLQLDDGSGRTYQLHEGTNVVGRGQDAQFRLPDTGVSRRHLEIRWDGRVALLSDLNSTNGTTVNNAPVQEWQLADGDVIRLGHSEIIVRVH from the coding sequence TTGGACAGCCAGCGCGGGCTGGTTCATCGCATCGAGCGCAAACTCGAATCCGCTGTGGAAGATGCGATGGCCCGGGTCTTCGGAGGGGAAGTGCTCCCCGAAGAGGTCGAGGCTGCGCTGCGCCGCGAAGCCGCCGCCGGCGTGCGGTCGCTCACCGGAAATCAACTTTTGGCGCCCAACGAATACGTCATTACGCTCGGTGTGGACGACTACTACAAGGTGGGCGCCGACCAGGATCTGACGTCGCGAGCCTTCGCCCGGCACTTGGCCGCGTACATCGGCGAACAGGGGTGGCAAACGTATGGTGATGTGGTTGTCCGGTTCCAGCAGTCGCCGAGCCTGCGTACCGGCCAAGTCCGCGCCCGGGGCGGGGTCAACCCTGACGCCCGCCCCCACGAGACGCTCAACGAATCCCGCCCGCCAGAATCAGTTCATGCGTTTACCGCAGAATCAGGAGTGCCACTGATGACCGATAACCCGTACCGCGGCGCCCACGGGCAGGATCGTCCCGGCGAGGACTACTACGACCCCCGCTACGGCCGGCCGGCCGACGAAGCTCGCGGCGGTCAGGACCCGCGTGGCCACCACACCCCCGAAGGCGGCCACTACCAGGAGCAGCGCGGCGGCTACCCCGAGCAGGGCGGCCAGTCGGCGTACGCGCCGCCGCGCCGGCCCGAACAGGGCGGGTATCCCGAACAGGGCGGTTACCCCGAGCAGGGCGGGTATCCCGAGCAGGGGGGTTACCCCGAGCAGGGCGGCTACCCCGGCCACGGCGGCGGCTACGCCCCGCCGGCCCAGTCCTACGAGCAGCGTCCGCCCAGCGGTTACGGCGCCCCCGCCGGCTACGAGCAGGGCTACCCGCAGCACCAGCAGCCGGCTTACCCCGGCGGCGGCCAGCCCGGCTACGGCGAATACGACCGTCCGCCGGCCCGCCACGAGGAGTACGGCTACCCCGAGGCGCAGTACGAGCAGCGCCCCGGCTACCCGGACCAGGGCGGCGGCTATGACCAGGGCGGCTATGACCAGGGCGCCCCGTCCTACGGCCGGCAGGACTACGGCCAGCCCGGCTATGGCTACGGCGAGGCGCCGCCGGCCCCGGCCGGTTATGACTACGGCCAGCCCCCCGCCGGTGGGTACGGCGAGGCGCAAGGTACCCAGGCCGGCTACGACTACGGGCAGCAGGCCCCGGGCGGCGACTACGGCCAGCGCGCCTACAGCGCCCCGGCGTCGGTCACCCTGCAACTCGATGACGGCAGCGGCCGCACCTACCAGCTGCACGAAGGCACCAACGTGGTGGGCCGCGGCCAAGACGCCCAGTTCCGGTTGCCCGACACCGGGGTGTCGCGCCGGCACCTGGAAATCCGCTGGGACGGCCGGGTGGCGCTGCTGTCGGATCTGAACTCCACGAACGGGACCACCGTCAACAACGCCCCGGTCCAGGAGTGGCAGCTGGCCGACGGCGACGTGATCCGGCTGGGTCACTCCGAGATCATCGTCCGGGTCCACTGA
- a CDS encoding SDR family oxidoreductase, which yields MVAVENKVVVVTGGRRGLGAALVDEVLARGARKVYATARSAYTDERPNVVTHPLEVRSAESVAELAELAPDAEIVFNNAGVLLPDPLLTGSFERITDTFDVNVFGPLRVARAFAPILANNGGGALVNMHSVLSWLSGSGAYGASKAAAWSVTNSLREELAAQHTQVVGVHAGLIDTDMVSDIPAAKVTPADVARRIVDGLEAGAVEVLADELSVEVKAALSGPVEKLSSALSH from the coding sequence ATGGTTGCCGTAGAGAACAAGGTCGTGGTGGTCACCGGGGGACGACGCGGGCTGGGCGCCGCGCTGGTCGACGAGGTACTGGCCCGCGGCGCACGCAAGGTGTACGCGACCGCCCGCAGCGCCTACACCGACGAACGCCCGAACGTAGTGACCCACCCGCTGGAGGTGCGCTCCGCCGAATCGGTGGCCGAGCTGGCGGAGCTGGCCCCCGACGCCGAGATCGTGTTCAACAACGCCGGCGTGCTGTTGCCGGACCCGTTGCTGACCGGCTCCTTCGAGCGCATCACCGACACCTTCGACGTCAACGTCTTCGGCCCGCTGCGCGTGGCCCGGGCGTTCGCGCCGATCCTGGCCAACAACGGGGGAGGGGCCCTGGTCAACATGCACTCGGTGCTGTCCTGGCTCTCGGGCTCCGGCGCCTACGGCGCCTCCAAAGCCGCCGCCTGGTCGGTGACCAACTCGCTGCGCGAAGAGCTCGCCGCCCAACACACGCAGGTGGTGGGCGTGCACGCCGGACTGATCGACACCGACATGGTGTCCGACATCCCGGCGGCCAAGGTGACACCGGCCGATGTGGCGCGCCGGATCGTCGACGGCCTGGAAGCCGGTGCCGTGGAGGTGTTGGCCGACGAACTCTCCGTGGAGGTCAAAGCCGCACTGTCGGGTCCGGTGGAAAAGCTGTCTTCGGCGCTGTCGCACTGA
- a CDS encoding tautomerase family protein, with product MPLWTIHHTPGLFSAEDKQTLAARITDQYVRAGLPRFYVVTLFHETAPEDFYVGGEPTAAGIRIVIDHIARRAADPQHRRRITEWINQILIPSLQIPDLHWEFHVDETSEEMWMINGLVPPPGGSEAEKRWARENAVSAY from the coding sequence GTGCCGCTGTGGACCATTCACCACACCCCGGGACTGTTCAGCGCCGAAGACAAGCAGACGCTGGCCGCCCGAATCACCGACCAGTACGTGCGTGCCGGGTTGCCGCGCTTCTATGTGGTCACGCTGTTCCACGAGACCGCGCCCGAGGACTTCTACGTGGGCGGCGAGCCGACTGCGGCCGGGATCCGCATCGTGATTGATCACATCGCCCGGCGCGCCGCCGACCCGCAGCACCGCCGGCGGATCACCGAATGGATCAACCAGATCCTTATTCCGAGCCTGCAAATCCCCGATCTGCACTGGGAGTTCCACGTCGACGAGACCAGCGAGGAGATGTGGATGATCAACGGGCTGGTGCCCCCGCCGGGGGGCTCAGAGGCCGAGAAACGTTGGGCTCGGGAGAACGCGGTGTCGGCGTACTAG
- a CDS encoding PP2C family protein-serine/threonine phosphatase yields the protein MSLVLRYAARSDRGLVRSNNEDSVYAGARLLALADGMGGHAAGEVASQLVIAALAHLDDDEPGGDLLAKLESAVQEGNAAIAAYVEEHPELEGMGTTLTTILFAGPRLGLAHIGDSRGYLLRDGELTQITKDDTFVQTLVDEGRITLEEAHSHPQRSLIMRALTGHEVEPTLIMREAQAGDRYLLCSDGLSDPVSTETIREALQIPDVNDCALRLIELALRGGGPDNVTVVVADVVDVDYGQTQPILAGAVSDSDDDHLISLDTAAGRASAISPRKTVAKRVLPRIDTPDSPPRSRRRMVVVAALLLALLVAALLVGRAVVRTNYYVTAYGGTVAIMRGVQGSFLGVPLQEPYLLGCLDSRGALVQISFSQSGDKLGCRLMTLQDLRPPARQQVSNGLPAGTLDDAITQLRNLARDSLLPPCPHGTTDNPAPTTSSRAPSPGLVPTGPRPGPPPPTKTTGKPRLPTLTSLPPAPPEPGTDCRAAS from the coding sequence GTGAGCCTGGTTCTGCGGTACGCCGCCCGCAGCGACCGCGGTCTGGTGCGCTCCAACAACGAAGATTCCGTCTATGCCGGTGCACGCTTGCTGGCACTGGCCGACGGCATGGGCGGGCACGCGGCCGGCGAAGTCGCCTCGCAGCTGGTGATTGCCGCGCTGGCGCACCTCGATGACGACGAGCCCGGCGGCGACCTGCTGGCGAAGCTGGAAAGCGCGGTGCAGGAGGGCAACGCCGCCATCGCGGCCTACGTCGAAGAGCATCCCGAGCTCGAAGGCATGGGCACCACGCTGACCACCATCCTGTTCGCCGGGCCCCGCCTGGGCCTGGCCCACATCGGCGACTCGCGCGGCTACCTGCTGCGCGACGGCGAGCTCACCCAGATCACCAAGGACGACACCTTCGTCCAGACCCTGGTCGACGAAGGCCGTATCACCCTGGAGGAGGCGCACAGCCATCCGCAGCGCTCCCTGATCATGCGTGCGCTGACCGGCCACGAGGTCGAGCCCACGCTGATCATGCGGGAAGCCCAGGCGGGGGATCGCTACCTGCTGTGCTCGGACGGTCTGTCGGACCCGGTGAGCACCGAGACCATCCGTGAGGCGCTGCAGATCCCCGACGTCAACGACTGCGCGTTGCGGCTCATCGAGCTGGCGCTGCGCGGCGGCGGCCCCGACAACGTGACGGTGGTGGTGGCCGACGTCGTCGACGTGGACTACGGCCAGACCCAGCCGATCCTGGCCGGGGCGGTCTCCGACAGCGACGACGACCACCTGATCTCACTCGACACCGCCGCCGGGCGGGCTTCGGCGATCTCGCCGCGCAAGACCGTCGCCAAGCGGGTCCTGCCGCGCATCGACACGCCGGACTCGCCCCCGCGGTCTCGCCGGCGCATGGTCGTCGTCGCGGCATTGCTGCTCGCCTTGCTGGTGGCTGCCCTGCTGGTGGGGCGCGCGGTGGTGCGCACCAACTACTACGTGACCGCCTACGGCGGCACCGTGGCCATCATGCGCGGGGTGCAGGGCTCCTTCCTGGGTGTTCCGCTGCAGGAGCCCTACCTGTTGGGCTGCCTGGACAGTCGGGGAGCGCTGGTGCAGATCAGCTTCAGCCAGTCCGGGGACAAGCTGGGTTGCCGGCTGATGACCCTGCAGGACCTTCGGCCCCCGGCCCGCCAGCAGGTCAGCAACGGACTGCCCGCCGGCACCCTGGATGACGCCATCACCCAGTTGCGCAACCTGGCCCGCGATTCGCTGCTGCCCCCGTGCCCGCACGGAACCACGGACAACCCCGCTCCCACCACGTCCTCGCGCGCCCCGTCCCCGGGGCTCGTGCCCACCGGTCCGCGGCCTGGGCCGCCCCCGCCCACCAAGACCACCGGGAAGCCGCGCCTGCCTACCCTGACCAGCCTGCCTCCGGCACCTCCAGAACCGGGGACCGACTGCCGGGCGGCGTCATGA
- the pknB gene encoding Stk1 family PASTA domain-containing Ser/Thr kinase, which yields MTTPQRLSDRYELGEILGFGGMSEVHRAVDTRLHREVAVKVLRADLARDPSFYLRFRREAQNAAALNHPAIVAVYDTGEADTPAGPLPYIVMELVEGVTLRDIVHNDGPMPPQRAIEVIADACQALNFSHQHGIIHRDVKPANIMIDEHNAVKVMDFGIARAVADAGNSVTQTAAVIGTAQYLSPEQARGETVDARSDVYSLGCVLYEILTGDPPFVGDSPVAVAYQHVREDPVPPSQRLPGLPADLDAVVLKALAKNPDNRYQTAAEMRADLVRVHSGETPEAPRVLTAADRASIMTPRAGDSSGAQTDPLPRQELNFTNDRQGSVGRWLIAAIVLAVLTVIATVSINTFGGSTHQIQVPDVSGRASVDAIAELQNKGFKTRTEQRADSTVPPDHVIGTDPPAGAPANKGDKITVDVSYGPEQRQLPDVATLSYADAVKKLTAAGFGKFKQVNSPSTPELKDKVVGTNPPANQTTAVTNEIIIVIGSGPATKPLPDVIGQTVELAQKNLTVYGFTKITEVTVDSPRPAGEVIATSPPSGEAVPLDAVIELRVSRGNQFVMPDVTGLFWTDAEPQLRALGWTGILVKGADVDAGSAGHNRVLYQSPAAGQGVNTDGNITLRFGQ from the coding sequence ATGACCACACCCCAGCGGCTCTCCGACCGCTACGAACTCGGTGAGATCCTCGGCTTCGGCGGGATGTCGGAGGTGCATCGCGCCGTCGACACCCGCCTGCACCGCGAGGTGGCGGTGAAGGTGCTGCGGGCCGACTTGGCCCGCGACCCCAGCTTCTACCTGCGCTTCCGGCGCGAGGCCCAAAATGCCGCCGCCTTGAATCACCCGGCGATCGTGGCCGTCTATGACACCGGCGAGGCCGACACCCCGGCCGGGCCGCTGCCCTACATCGTGATGGAGCTCGTCGAAGGGGTCACGCTTCGCGACATCGTGCACAACGACGGCCCGATGCCGCCGCAGCGGGCCATCGAGGTGATCGCCGACGCCTGCCAGGCGCTGAACTTCAGCCACCAGCACGGCATCATCCACCGTGACGTCAAGCCGGCCAACATCATGATCGACGAGCACAACGCGGTGAAGGTCATGGACTTCGGCATCGCCCGTGCGGTCGCCGATGCCGGCAACAGCGTCACCCAGACCGCCGCGGTGATCGGCACCGCCCAGTATCTGTCGCCCGAACAGGCCCGCGGGGAGACCGTGGACGCCCGCTCGGACGTGTACTCGCTGGGCTGCGTGCTCTACGAAATCCTCACCGGCGACCCACCTTTCGTCGGTGACTCACCGGTGGCGGTGGCATACCAGCATGTCCGCGAAGACCCGGTCCCGCCGTCGCAGCGGCTGCCCGGTCTGCCGGCGGACCTCGACGCGGTGGTGCTCAAAGCACTGGCGAAAAACCCCGACAATCGCTACCAGACCGCCGCGGAGATGCGTGCCGATCTGGTCCGGGTGCACAGCGGCGAAACTCCCGAGGCTCCGCGGGTGCTCACCGCGGCCGACCGTGCCTCGATCATGACCCCGCGTGCCGGCGACTCTTCCGGAGCGCAGACCGACCCGTTGCCCCGCCAGGAACTCAACTTCACCAACGACCGGCAGGGTTCGGTGGGCCGGTGGCTGATCGCCGCGATCGTGCTCGCGGTGCTGACGGTCATCGCCACGGTGTCGATCAACACCTTCGGCGGCAGCACCCATCAGATTCAGGTGCCCGATGTGAGCGGCCGAGCATCGGTCGACGCGATCGCCGAACTGCAGAACAAGGGTTTCAAGACCCGCACCGAGCAGCGCGCCGATTCCACCGTGCCGCCGGATCACGTGATCGGGACCGACCCGCCCGCCGGCGCCCCGGCGAACAAGGGCGACAAGATCACTGTCGACGTGTCCTACGGACCCGAGCAGCGCCAGCTCCCCGATGTGGCGACGTTGAGCTACGCCGACGCGGTCAAGAAGTTGACCGCCGCCGGGTTCGGCAAGTTCAAGCAGGTCAACTCCCCGTCGACGCCCGAGCTCAAGGACAAGGTCGTCGGCACCAACCCGCCGGCGAACCAGACCACCGCGGTCACCAACGAGATCATCATCGTGATCGGCAGCGGCCCGGCCACCAAGCCGCTGCCCGACGTCATCGGTCAGACCGTCGAACTGGCCCAGAAGAACCTGACTGTGTACGGATTCACCAAGATCACCGAGGTGACGGTGGACAGCCCGCGTCCGGCCGGCGAGGTGATCGCCACCAGCCCGCCCAGCGGGGAGGCCGTGCCGCTGGACGCGGTCATCGAGCTGCGGGTGTCGCGCGGCAACCAATTTGTGATGCCAGATGTCACCGGGTTGTTCTGGACCGACGCCGAGCCACAGCTGCGGGCGCTGGGCTGGACCGGGATTCTGGTCAAGGGTGCCGACGTCGACGCCGGCAGTGCCGGCCACAATCGGGTGCTCTACCAAAGCCCGGCGGCGGGTCAGGGTGTGAACACCGACGGCAACATCACTCTGCGCTTCGGCCAGTAG